The following are from one region of the Nicotiana tabacum cultivar K326 chromosome 3, ASM71507v2, whole genome shotgun sequence genome:
- the LOC107804657 gene encoding uncharacterized protein LOC107804657, with the protein MEKFRPYLIGAKVIVHTDHAELRYLMTKKDSNAQLMRWVLLLQDFDLKIVDRKGCENQVTDHLSRLEEEGRLCDGLKINDSFPDEKLLSKSVNIIPWFTNVVNFIVTGIVSCELYSNQRKKVKWDILDYYWNEPYLFKICNDDVILRWVPEEEKMSIVDACHSSPMVVIMVGRGQLQSSCGNTYILVAIDYVSKWVEAVALPNNESQSVLAFLKKNIFTRFGTPREIISNGESHFCNKAFDTFLAKTDWSKKLDDA; encoded by the exons ATggagaagtttaggccttatctcataGGCGCCAAGGTGATAGTTCATACCGACCATGCAGAACTCcgctacttgatgacaaagaaggattccaATGCtcagttgatgagatgggtattACTGCTTCAAGATTTTGACCTCAAGATTGTGGATCGGAAAGGGTGTGAAAACCAAGTgacggaccacttgtcccgcttggaggaggaggggaggctttGTGATGGACTCaaaattaatgattcattccctGATGAGAAACTCCTCTCTAAATCTGTGAATATCATTCCTTGGTTCACAAATGTTGTCAACTTTATTGTGACCGGTATTGTTTCATGTGAGCTCtattctaaccaaaggaagaaggtTAAATGGGATATCTTGGACTACTACTGGAATGAGCCCTACTTATTCAAAATTTGTAATGATGATGTGATCCTGAGATGGGTTCCGGAAGAGGAGAAAATGAGTATTGTggatgcttgtcattcctctcctatggtggtcatcatggtagggcGAGGACAACTTCAAAG TTCTTGTGGCAACACGTACATTCTGGTGGCaattgattatgtttccaagtgggttgaggccgtgGCTTTACCTAACAATGAGTCCCAGAGTGTTCTGGCTTTTCTCAAGAAGAATATCTTtactcggtttggcactcctagagaAATCATCAGTAATGGGGaatctcatttttgcaataaagcATTTGACACTTtccttgcaaa gactgactgGTCAAAGAAACTGGATGATGCTTAG
- the LOC142177612 gene encoding uncharacterized protein LOC142177612: protein MCALKKLNLEWDVVDNLRVERLNELDEFWFHAYSSSSLYKDKMMYLHDKYSGSKEFKVGDLVLLLNSRLRLFSAKLKSKWSGPFEEVLVTLFGTLNLKNKNGFVFELTGCEMCLGMFDAVQD, encoded by the exons atgtgtgCCTTGAaaaagttgaatcttgaatgggatgttgtaGATAATCTCCGGGTGGAGCgactgaatgagcttgatgagttctgGTTTCATGCCTATTCTAgctcgtccttatataaggacaagatgatgTACTTACATGACAAGTATTCCGGTAGCAAGGAATTCAAAGTGGGTGACTTGGTTCTTTTGTTGAACTCCCGGTTACGACTGTTTTCGgcaaagcttaagtcaaaatggagtggaccttttgaggaGGTGCTTGTGACTCTGTTTGGTACTcttaatttgaaaaacaaaaatg GATTTGTTTTTGAACTAACAGGTTGCGAGATGTGTCTAGGGatgtttgatgcagtgcaggactaa